Proteins from a single region of Apium graveolens cultivar Ventura chromosome 7, ASM990537v1, whole genome shotgun sequence:
- the LOC141674098 gene encoding uncharacterized protein LOC141674098 — translation MGEASTEGAEGHNAPITAAAPAAAATGAFQPLWGFRRGDTVVGSTKHAWDWSYHSVTPKDFTDVVATPDLERIKLMGAQSLASSNAYFQGAVRQAESWKRASDKADNALRRQQKKYATLEKKLKRKEEELGESNAELVVLRAEKDKAIDNYLDSEEFAQSMRIRDDSVFPEFFRTGWDTALGTVNEACPDINPADYICPDDEALLQRFRTRVVVSDHVPQDPLLPPPESFSRPAEDDSSSSSETTETSSESGEDDDMDAEGTSAP, via the exons atgggggaggcttcaactgaaggagctgagggccataatgctcctatcactgctgctgcccctgctgctgctgctacaggcgcctttcagcctctctggggattccgccgaggggataccgtggttggttccacgaagcatgcttgggattggtcctaccatagcgtgaccccaaaggactttactgatgtggtggccacccctgaccttgagaggattaagctcatgggagcccagtctctggcttcg tctaacgcctactttcaaggcgctgtgaggcaagccgaatcatggaagcgggcttctgataaggccgataatgccctcaggaggcagcagaagaagtatgctaccctggagaagaagctcaagcgcaaggaggaagaactcggagagtctaacgccgagctggtggtacttcgggcggagaaggataaagctatagacaattatctggactcggaggagtttgcccaatccatgaggattagggatgattcagtctttcccgagttttttaggactggctgggacacggcccttgggaccgtgaacgaggcttgtcctgatattaacccggcggactacatctgccctgacgatgaggctttgctacagaggtttcgtacccgagtagttgtctcggatcatgttcctcaggatccacttcttcctcctcccgagtctttttccagacctgctgaggatgacagctcttcctcctccgagacgacggagacatctagcgagagcggagaagacgatgatatggacgccgagggcacctcagctccttag